From Methylocystis sp. ATCC 49242, one genomic window encodes:
- a CDS encoding MORN repeat-containing protein, producing MMVCGKKNDAKPGRPKPLISLMNAMFVLGVFVSPATAVSKVLLPACPATPVASWNGCQGTHTYPDGGKYVGEYHDGAPNGQGILTYQYWGEYVGAFRNGRPDGEGAFTYPDGRKYNGHWRDGALHGRGVLLYPDGRAQSGEWREGQFTTPEEDSSTPITAALIAFAVTIGAALFAIARIRTLKTPENEAATSDAEASSQQSLDAALRLLEEAVEDFSVSDRKMLELRESARRQFAAQRAARKGFLGFLKFW from the coding sequence ATGATGGTTTGCGGCAAAAAAAATGATGCGAAACCTGGCAGGCCGAAGCCGCTGATCTCATTGATGAACGCCATGTTTGTTCTTGGCGTGTTCGTGTCGCCGGCAACCGCTGTTTCAAAAGTCCTTTTGCCCGCGTGTCCAGCGACGCCGGTCGCAAGCTGGAATGGCTGTCAGGGAACACACACATATCCCGACGGTGGAAAATATGTTGGCGAATATCATGACGGCGCGCCAAACGGACAGGGCATCCTTACCTATCAATATTGGGGAGAATACGTCGGCGCATTTCGCAACGGCAGACCTGACGGCGAGGGCGCATTCACCTATCCCGACGGACGGAAGTATAACGGTCATTGGCGTGACGGCGCATTGCACGGCCGTGGCGTTCTGCTTTACCCGGACGGCCGCGCGCAAAGCGGCGAATGGCGCGAAGGGCAATTCACGACTCCTGAAGAAGATTCTTCGACGCCCATTACAGCGGCCTTAATCGCCTTTGCCGTGACGATCGGCGCGGCCCTGTTCGCGATCGCAAGAATCCGGACGCTTAAGACGCCGGAGAATGAAGCTGCAACGAGTGACGCTGAGGCGTCGTCACAGCAAAGTCTCGACGCTGCTCTTCGACTTCTCGAGGAAGCTGTAGAGGATTTCAGCGTTTCCGACAGAAAGATGCTGGAACTGCGTGAAAGCGCGAGGCGCCAATTCGCGGCGCAGAGAGCGGCCCGCAAGGGGTTTTTGGGATTTCTGAAATTCTGGTGA
- a CDS encoding DUF2092 domain-containing protein, with product MKYRLLLLTTLALIGVGVQGPASGEQPPAATAPKASIGAIDPKALDILKGMSDTLAKAKSMSFNIRRAFDEPASNGQPLFYMISSNVTLQRPDKLKIVTLGDGPASEFYYDGAEMAVFLPASNLIAVESAPPKLDDMLEAAYSKAGIYFPFVDFIVADPYAAIIEGLTSAFVMGQSTVVGGTTTDIVAIANANFQAQIWIGAKDKLPRLVWLTPAKSKDKPRSMLEFSNWRIDAATSAKTFRSTAAAKAGRIKFSKPGLSAPANK from the coding sequence ATGAAATATCGTTTATTGCTACTGACAACGCTTGCGCTGATCGGTGTCGGCGTTCAGGGGCCGGCATCTGGAGAGCAGCCACCTGCCGCGACGGCTCCAAAGGCGTCGATCGGTGCGATTGATCCAAAAGCGCTCGATATTCTTAAAGGCATGAGCGACACTTTGGCGAAAGCTAAGTCGATGTCGTTCAATATTCGACGCGCATTTGATGAACCCGCGTCGAACGGTCAGCCTCTGTTTTATATGATCTCGTCAAATGTAACCCTTCAGCGTCCTGACAAGCTGAAGATCGTAACCTTGGGCGACGGTCCTGCTTCGGAATTTTATTACGACGGCGCCGAGATGGCCGTGTTTCTTCCTGCGTCCAATCTCATCGCGGTGGAATCCGCTCCTCCGAAGCTCGATGATATGCTGGAGGCCGCCTATTCAAAGGCGGGGATTTATTTTCCTTTTGTCGACTTCATCGTCGCGGATCCCTATGCTGCAATCATCGAGGGTCTGACCTCCGCCTTCGTCATGGGTCAATCAACGGTCGTCGGTGGGACAACGACAGACATCGTGGCAATCGCAAATGCGAATTTTCAGGCCCAGATCTGGATCGGCGCAAAGGATAAGTTGCCGCGTCTGGTCTGGCTGACGCCCGCGAAATCGAAAGACAAGCCGCGCAGCATGCTGGAATTTTCGAACTGGAGAATTGATGCAGCGACGTCGGCAAAGACCTTCCGGTCAACGGCGGCGGCAAAAGCTGGCCGTATCAAATTCTCAAAGCCGGGGCTGTCAGCTCCGGCGAATAAATGA
- a CDS encoding GNAT family N-acetyltransferase, with protein MTERDLRGIVSVSKIIHPNMSERPEVFAEKLKLFPSGCFILGRGGNLTGYAISHPWMLYDAPPLDNFLNDLPKSPDCLYLHDIAILPHMRGRGAANTLVGHLATIARRNRLAFIALTSIYGSGSLWRRFGFDEIQVAGKSPTLGSYGPGASYMVKAL; from the coding sequence ATGACCGAGCGTGATCTTCGAGGAATTGTTTCGGTTTCAAAAATCATTCACCCCAATATGAGCGAGCGCCCCGAAGTATTTGCGGAAAAGCTTAAGCTTTTCCCCAGTGGCTGCTTCATCTTAGGGAGGGGCGGAAATCTGACGGGTTACGCCATTTCGCATCCTTGGATGCTCTATGACGCGCCGCCGCTCGACAATTTCCTGAATGACTTACCAAAATCGCCCGATTGTCTATACCTGCATGACATCGCGATTTTGCCTCATATGCGAGGCCGAGGCGCTGCAAATACATTGGTCGGACACTTGGCGACCATCGCGAGGCGAAACCGACTTGCATTCATTGCGCTCACCTCAATCTATGGTAGCGGTTCACTTTGGCGACGCTTCGGGTTCGATGAGATTCAAGTAGCCGGGAAGTCACCGACACTTGGTTCTTATGGCCCCGGGGCGAGCTACATGGTCAAGGCGCTATAA
- a CDS encoding IS3 family transposase (programmed frameshift): protein MKKKRFTEEQIIGILREHEAGAKAADLARKYAVSETTLYNWKAKYGGMDVSEAKRLKALEEENARLKKLLADQMLEAAALKELLFKKMVGPAAKRAAVVHLRAAMALSERRACQIVAVDRATVRYISKRPTDKPLRERLRELANERRRFGYRRLFVLLRQEGETSGKNRIYRLYREEGLTVRKRRARRRAVGARAPIPVEARPNARWSLDFVHDQFACGRRFRILNIVDDVTRECLAAIPDTSISGQRVARELSALIAWRGRPGMIVSDNGTEFTSNAVLSWSSENRIEWRYIAPGKPMQNGFCESFNRRMRDELLNETRFFGLDHAREKISAWAQDYNHRRPHSALGYATPAAFAANLTATGDRLRNPDQLRRSPVAPFAPSGVSTGRTQPAAG from the exons ATGAAGAAGAAGCGGTTCACGGAAGAGCAGATCATCGGGATTTTGCGGGAGCACGAGGCGGGCGCGAAGGCGGCGGATCTGGCTCGCAAATATGCTGTGTCGGAGACGACGCTTTACAACTGGAAGGCCAAATATGGCGGCATGGACGTCTCCGAGGCCAAGCGGTTGAAAGCGCTCGAAGAAGAGAATGCGCGGCTGAAGAAGCTTCTGGCCGATCAGATGCTGGAAGCCGCGGCGCTGAAGGAGCTTTTGT TCAAAAAAATGGTAGGGCCCGCCGCCAAGCGCGCAGCCGTTGTGCATCTGCGAGCCGCCATGGCTCTGTCGGAGCGTCGGGCCTGCCAGATTGTCGCCGTCGATCGCGCGACCGTCCGCTACATCTCGAAGCGGCCGACCGACAAGCCGTTACGGGAGCGGCTGCGGGAACTCGCCAACGAGCGCCGGCGCTTCGGCTATCGGCGGCTGTTCGTGCTGCTGCGGCAGGAGGGCGAGACGTCGGGCAAGAACCGCATCTACCGGCTCTATCGCGAGGAAGGGCTGACGGTGAGAAAGCGGCGCGCCCGCCGAAGGGCTGTCGGCGCGCGGGCGCCCATTCCTGTCGAGGCGCGGCCGAATGCGCGTTGGTCTTTGGACTTCGTGCATGACCAGTTCGCCTGCGGACGCCGGTTCCGCATCCTGAACATCGTCGACGACGTGACGCGTGAATGCCTCGCGGCGATCCCCGACACATCCATCTCGGGCCAACGCGTGGCGCGGGAACTGTCGGCGCTGATCGCATGGCGCGGCAGGCCCGGCATGATCGTTTCGGACAACGGCACGGAGTTCACCTCGAACGCCGTGCTGTCGTGGTCGAGCGAGAACAGGATCGAGTGGCGCTATATCGCGCCGGGCAAGCCGATGCAGAACGGCTTCTGCGAGAGCTTCAACCGGCGCATGCGCGACGAACTGCTGAACGAGACGCGGTTCTTCGGGCTCGACCATGCCCGGGAGAAGATCAGCGCCTGGGCCCAGGACTACAATCACCGCCGCCCGCATTCGGCCCTCGGCTATGCGACGCCCGCCGCCTTCGCGGCCAATCTCACCGCAACAGGCGATCGGCTGCGCAACCCGGACCAACTCCGCCGATCGCCTGTTGCTCCATTCGCGCCCTCGGGCGTATCAACCGGAAGGACTCAACCCGCCGCTGGATGA
- a CDS encoding galactose oxidase-like domain-containing protein, translating into MNSRGQWLSGPELNIPRGYSSSTLTSSGKVFTLGGSWSGGNEDKKGELLTPGGRWTVLANVLPDDFMTADPTGAYRADNHMWLFGSRDGWVFHAGPSRKMHWINTAGVGSVVYAGLRGDDSDAMNGNFIPYDINKILTVGGAPSYDKPTPTNNAFILDLAPGPAVAPYVKKLGSMKYARTFANSVVLPNGDVAVFGGVKSGGNLFSDFNSVLIPEIWNPTTANFTSLAPMNTPRNYHSFALLLLDGSVLVGGGGQCGKCTTNHPDAQIFKPPYLLNPDGASRDRPTLSSAPATATHGETITVGIGNSVSSLSLVRMSSVTHSLNTDQRRVPLTIVSRTATSATLRIPANRGLVLSGNYMLFAMKSDGTPSVAKVINIR; encoded by the coding sequence ATGAATAGCCGCGGGCAGTGGTTGTCCGGACCCGAGTTGAATATTCCGCGTGGGTATTCCAGTTCGACTCTCACCTCCAGCGGCAAGGTCTTTACCTTGGGCGGCTCATGGAGCGGCGGCAACGAAGACAAGAAAGGCGAACTTCTGACGCCAGGCGGAAGATGGACGGTGCTTGCAAATGTTCTGCCCGACGATTTCATGACCGCTGATCCGACCGGCGCGTATCGCGCAGACAACCATATGTGGCTTTTTGGATCCCGCGACGGCTGGGTCTTCCACGCCGGACCGTCGCGAAAAATGCACTGGATCAACACAGCCGGCGTCGGGTCAGTCGTGTATGCCGGGCTACGAGGCGATGACAGCGATGCGATGAATGGCAATTTCATTCCTTACGACATCAATAAAATTCTGACCGTCGGCGGCGCGCCAAGCTACGATAAGCCAACGCCGACTAACAACGCCTTTATCCTCGACCTGGCCCCGGGTCCCGCCGTCGCGCCTTACGTAAAGAAACTTGGCTCGATGAAATATGCCCGCACCTTCGCCAACTCGGTTGTGCTGCCGAACGGCGATGTGGCGGTTTTCGGTGGCGTAAAAAGCGGTGGCAACCTTTTCTCTGATTTTAACTCGGTGCTGATCCCCGAAATCTGGAATCCGACGACGGCAAACTTCACGTCGCTCGCGCCGATGAATACACCGCGTAATTATCATTCATTTGCTCTTCTCTTGCTCGACGGCAGCGTGCTTGTTGGCGGCGGAGGGCAATGCGGAAAATGCACGACAAACCATCCTGACGCGCAGATTTTCAAACCGCCCTATCTTTTGAATCCGGACGGCGCTTCGCGCGACCGCCCCACCCTGTCGTCCGCGCCCGCGACAGCGACCCATGGTGAGACGATTACGGTCGGTATCGGGAACAGCGTGTCGTCCCTCAGCCTCGTTCGGATGTCCTCCGTGACGCACTCCCTGAACACTGACCAGCGCCGCGTACCGTTGACGATCGTCAGCCGGACAGCTACGAGCGCGACGCTCCGCATTCCCGCCAATCGCGGCCTTGTCCTGTCAGGAAACTACATGCTCTTTGCGATGAAGAGTGACGGTACACCAAGCGTCGCGAAGGTTATCAACATCCGGTAG
- the istA gene encoding IS21 family transposase — protein MFTVELYARVRRAVMAEGLSRREAARRFGVHRNTITKMLQYSVPPGYRRRERPISKKLGPYMAWIDKVLADDRLVHAKQRHTAQRIFERLRDEEGFSGGYTIVREYVAQAQLRSREMFIPLSHRPGNAQADFGEADAYIAGRKVRFHYFCMDLPHSDGCFVKAYPAETAEAFCDGHVAAFAFFGGVPQSILYDNTRLAVARIVKGGERLRSQMFAELQSHYLFADRFGRPGKGNDKGKVEGLVGYVRRNFMTPLPVAESFEALNARFLDACTKRRRAILRGQSTPIGERMQADMAAFLPAPPAPYDACHKVATRVSSMALVRYRNNDYSVPTRFGHREALAKGYVDRVEIVCGGETIAVHARSYGKAEFIYNPLHYLALLEHKSRALDQAAPLDDWRLADCVHRLRRLMEARMGNGGRREFIQVLRLMEDFHQHQVEQAVAEALRLGAISFDAVKMLLLARLENRPARLDLTFYPYLPAATVGATDPRAYLGLVAGASVIAGVMETTAGGPA, from the coding sequence ATGTTCACAGTGGAACTCTATGCCCGGGTGAGACGCGCGGTGATGGCGGAAGGGCTGAGCCGCCGGGAAGCGGCCAGGCGCTTCGGCGTGCACCGCAATACGATCACGAAGATGCTTCAATATTCGGTTCCGCCGGGGTATCGGCGTCGGGAGCGGCCGATCTCGAAGAAGCTGGGGCCGTATATGGCCTGGATCGACAAGGTCCTGGCGGATGATCGGCTTGTTCACGCCAAGCAGCGTCATACGGCACAGCGGATATTCGAACGGCTGCGGGACGAAGAAGGGTTTTCCGGCGGTTACACGATCGTCCGGGAATATGTCGCGCAGGCGCAGTTGCGGTCGCGCGAGATGTTTATTCCACTCAGCCATCGACCGGGGAATGCGCAGGCGGATTTTGGCGAGGCGGACGCCTATATCGCCGGCAGGAAGGTCCGCTTTCATTATTTTTGCATGGACCTGCCGCATTCGGACGGCTGCTTCGTCAAGGCCTATCCGGCGGAGACGGCGGAAGCCTTCTGCGACGGCCATGTCGCGGCCTTCGCCTTCTTTGGCGGCGTCCCCCAGTCCATTCTTTACGACAATACGCGTCTCGCGGTCGCCAGGATCGTGAAGGGTGGAGAGCGTCTGCGTTCGCAAATGTTTGCGGAACTCCAGAGCCATTACCTTTTTGCTGATCGCTTTGGCCGGCCCGGCAAGGGGAATGACAAGGGCAAGGTCGAGGGGCTTGTCGGCTATGTCCGGCGCAACTTCATGACGCCACTGCCCGTGGCGGAGAGTTTCGAGGCGCTGAACGCGAGGTTCCTGGACGCCTGCACGAAACGACGGCGGGCGATCCTGCGCGGCCAGTCGACGCCGATCGGCGAACGCATGCAGGCGGATATGGCGGCATTCCTGCCGGCGCCGCCGGCTCCCTATGACGCCTGTCACAAGGTCGCGACGCGCGTGTCGTCGATGGCGCTGGTGCGCTACCGCAACAACGATTACTCGGTCCCGACGCGCTTCGGCCATCGGGAGGCGCTGGCCAAGGGCTATGTCGATCGGGTCGAGATTGTCTGCGGCGGGGAGACCATCGCCGTGCATGCGCGCAGCTACGGCAAGGCCGAGTTCATCTACAACCCGCTGCATTATCTCGCCCTGCTCGAACACAAGAGCCGCGCGCTCGATCAGGCCGCGCCGCTCGACGACTGGCGGCTTGCCGACTGCGTGCATCGTCTGCGGCGGCTGATGGAGGCGCGCATGGGGAATGGCGGGCGCCGCGAGTTCATCCAGGTGCTGCGGCTGATGGAGGACTTTCATCAGCATCAGGTCGAACAGGCAGTCGCGGAGGCGCTGCGTCTTGGCGCGATCAGCTTTGACGCAGTGAAGATGCTGCTGCTGGCCAGGCTGGAGAACCGGCCCGCGCGGCTCGATCTGACATTCTACCCCTACCTGCCGGCGGCTACGGTCGGCGCGACGGATCCGCGCGCCTATCTCGGGCTCGTCGCCGGCGCGAGCGTCATCGCGGGCGTCATGGAGACGACCGCGGGAGGTCCGGCATGA
- the istB gene encoding IS21-like element helper ATPase IstB, with translation MTISHEPGSQTIVAPQVLLGNHLKALKLPTFAREYEKVALESAQDRADYPRYLLRLCELERIDRERRNVERRIRLARFTQVKSLDTFDFTAQPSLNKPLVLELARCEWIEKRQNCIALGPSGTGKTHVALALGLAACQKGFSVAFTTAAALVHELMEARDERRLRALQKHLNTVKLLIVDELGYAPFTAVGSELLFEVFSQRYERGATLVTSNLPFDEWTSVFGSERLTGALLDRLTHHVHILEMNGESYRLATAKKAQRRNRDLPDAPAIDKGGADTTN, from the coding sequence ATGACCATCTCGCATGAGCCAGGTTCGCAGACGATCGTCGCGCCGCAGGTGCTGCTGGGTAATCATCTCAAGGCGCTGAAGCTTCCCACCTTCGCGCGCGAATATGAGAAGGTGGCGCTGGAGTCGGCGCAGGACCGCGCCGATTACCCGCGCTATCTGCTACGCCTGTGCGAACTGGAGCGCATTGATCGCGAGCGGCGCAATGTCGAGCGCCGCATCCGGCTGGCGCGCTTTACGCAGGTCAAAAGCCTCGACACATTTGACTTTACCGCCCAGCCTTCACTCAACAAGCCGCTCGTGCTGGAGCTGGCGCGGTGCGAATGGATCGAGAAGCGACAGAACTGCATCGCCCTTGGGCCAAGCGGAACGGGGAAGACCCACGTCGCGCTCGCCCTGGGGCTCGCCGCCTGCCAGAAGGGGTTCAGCGTCGCGTTCACGACCGCCGCGGCTCTTGTGCACGAACTGATGGAGGCGCGCGACGAGCGCCGCCTGCGCGCGCTGCAAAAGCATCTCAACACCGTCAAACTGCTGATCGTCGACGAGCTGGGCTATGCGCCGTTCACGGCGGTCGGCTCAGAGCTGCTCTTCGAGGTCTTCAGCCAGCGCTATGAACGCGGTGCGACGCTGGTGACCAGCAATCTGCCCTTTGATGAATGGACGTCGGTGTTTGGCTCCGAGCGTCTCACCGGCGCATTGCTCGACCGGCTCACCCATCATGTCCACATTCTGGAAATGAACGGCGAGAGCTATCGGCTGGCGACCGCAAAGAAAGCGCAACGGCGAAACCGCGATCTCCCCGACGCGCCCGCAATCGACAAAGGAGGCGCCGACACGACGAACTGA
- a CDS encoding calcium-binding protein: MKFSTFLSATALAISANSALAADLYATAAPDTLLGTPGGDNIIVNRRSFIPGDTYNGNAGVDTLWVTKTMTGIDFPADNFNFSTATLRNLEVLAFNYMLMEMPGQAIFSSSQFGPGLMSNNLAIYGAWGNQDITVNLTPGNSSFNASGWVFKTDLITYGAVWGPYVYPGLGEVGGVDTIHINGSTGNNNIVGTSQDDIISGSAGDDNIEGRTGKNRIDGGPGSDTASYTRARSRVAVNLALAGPQNTLGAGIDTLLQIENLIGSAFNDTLVGNAGANIIEGGPGNDSINGAAGSDTASYENASSRVVVNLALTSAQNTIGAGTDTLLQIENLRGSRFNDTLIGNNGPNVIEGGPGNDSINGGAGFDTASYEHANARVVVNLSIAGAQNTIGAGVDTLTSIENLIGSSFNDTLIGNGGPNVIEGGPGNDSINGGAGIDTVSYLHATARVVVNLSIVGAQNTQGAGVDTLTAIENIVGTPFNDVLTGNNLANVIEGGAGKDIVRGGLGRDTFVFARLTDMSVGPNRDVIVDFTSGVDRIDLWRVDANTSQPGDQSFTYIGASGFSGTPGQLRFSGGILSGDVDGNRTADFEIALTGVSTLNPATDFIY, from the coding sequence ATGAAGTTTTCTACCTTTCTCTCCGCCACAGCCCTCGCAATTTCGGCGAATTCAGCACTCGCCGCTGATCTCTACGCAACCGCCGCTCCCGACACACTTCTGGGAACTCCCGGCGGCGACAACATAATCGTCAATCGTAGAAGCTTCATACCGGGGGACACATATAACGGCAACGCCGGCGTCGATACGCTTTGGGTCACCAAGACGATGACCGGCATTGATTTTCCCGCGGACAATTTCAATTTTTCGACCGCCACGCTCCGAAATCTCGAAGTGCTCGCCTTCAATTACATGCTGATGGAAATGCCTGGTCAGGCAATTTTTTCATCTTCCCAATTTGGCCCTGGCCTTATGTCGAACAATCTCGCCATCTATGGCGCATGGGGCAATCAGGACATCACGGTGAATCTGACGCCGGGCAACTCCAGCTTCAATGCTTCCGGCTGGGTGTTCAAAACTGATCTCATCACTTATGGCGCAGTATGGGGGCCATATGTTTATCCGGGATTGGGCGAAGTCGGCGGCGTCGATACGATACATATCAATGGCTCGACGGGTAACAACAATATTGTCGGAACTTCGCAGGATGATATAATTTCCGGCAGCGCCGGCGACGACAATATTGAAGGCCGGACGGGGAAAAACAGGATCGACGGCGGACCGGGATCCGACACCGCGTCCTATACGCGCGCAAGGTCGCGAGTGGCTGTAAACCTCGCCCTTGCGGGACCTCAGAACACGCTTGGCGCGGGCATCGACACGCTCTTGCAGATCGAAAACCTCATCGGCTCCGCTTTTAACGATACTCTTGTCGGAAACGCAGGCGCCAACATCATTGAAGGCGGGCCCGGAAACGACTCCATAAACGGCGCCGCTGGCTCTGACACGGCGTCATACGAAAACGCCTCCTCCAGAGTCGTCGTCAATCTCGCACTTACCAGCGCCCAGAATACAATAGGCGCAGGGACCGATACTCTCCTGCAGATCGAAAATCTGAGAGGATCGAGATTCAATGACACGCTTATTGGCAATAACGGCCCTAACGTAATCGAGGGCGGCCCCGGTAATGACTCCATAAACGGCGGCGCTGGATTCGACACCGCGTCATACGAACACGCAAACGCCCGAGTCGTTGTGAATCTCTCAATCGCCGGCGCCCAGAATACGATTGGAGCCGGGGTCGACACATTGACTTCAATCGAAAACCTCATCGGATCGTCGTTCAACGACACGCTGATCGGTAATGGGGGCCCCAATGTGATCGAAGGCGGACCCGGAAATGATTCGATCAATGGCGGCGCGGGAATAGACACAGTATCGTATCTCCACGCCACCGCGAGAGTAGTTGTGAACCTGTCGATAGTTGGCGCACAGAACACTCAGGGCGCGGGCGTCGACACCTTGACCGCGATTGAGAATATTGTAGGGACACCCTTCAATGACGTTCTAACGGGCAATAATTTGGCAAATGTGATAGAAGGCGGCGCCGGCAAAGATATCGTCCGAGGCGGGCTTGGGAGAGACACGTTCGTTTTCGCCCGGTTGACCGATATGTCTGTCGGCCCTAATCGTGACGTGATAGTGGACTTCACTTCGGGCGTTGACCGCATTGACTTATGGCGTGTCGACGCAAACACCTCTCAGCCGGGAGATCAAAGCTTCACATATATCGGCGCAAGCGGATTTAGTGGAACACCCGGCCAGCTTCGCTTCTCGGGGGGAATTCTGTCTGGAGACGTGGATGGAAATCGTACAGCGGATTTCGAAATCGCCTTGACTGGCGTGTCGACCCTTAATCCTGCAACTGATTTTATATATTGA